A window of the Cynocephalus volans isolate mCynVol1 chromosome 10, mCynVol1.pri, whole genome shotgun sequence genome harbors these coding sequences:
- the LOC134388668 gene encoding large ribosomal subunit protein mL42, which yields MAAAGAVKWVIPKRTILKHLFPIQNGALYCVCHKSTYSSLPDDYNCKVELALTSDGRTIVCYHPSVDIPYEHTKPIPRPDPVHNNEETHDQVLKTRLEEKGEQLKQGPMIEQLSKMFFTTKHRWYPRGQYHRRRMKLNPPKDR from the coding sequence ATGGCAGCAGCAGGAGCCGTAAAATGGGTGATACCAAAGAGAACTATCTTGAAACATTTATTTCCAATCCAAAATGGAGCTTTATATTGTGTTTGTCATAAATCTACGTATTCTTCTCTTCCAGATGACTATAATTGTAAAGTAGAGCTTGCTTTGACATCCGATGGCAGGACAATAGTATGCTACCACCCTTCTGTGGACATTCCATATGAACACACAAAACCTATCCCTCGACCAGATCCTGTGCATAATAATGAAGAAACACATGATCAAGTGCTGAAAACCAGATTAGAAGAAAAAGGTGAACAACTTAAGCAAGGACCCATGATAGAACAACTTAGCAAAATGTTCTTTACTACTAAGCACCGTTGGTATCCTCGTGGACAGTATCACAGACGTCGTATGAAACTGAATCCTCCAAAAGACAGATGA